A region from the Triticum urartu cultivar G1812 chromosome 1, Tu2.1, whole genome shotgun sequence genome encodes:
- the LOC125536104 gene encoding subtilisin-like protease, producing MMYPTTTRTPEFLGLSKDAGLWPKSSYGKGIIIGVIDSGIESRHPSFDDAGMSPPPARWKGTCKGMVRPGVVFVTSAGNDGPDSSTVNNDTPWEITVGAGSVDRKLAAGLLLESGDLVEGEALVQAPNSTAYRPLHYPGEGCRKVSVERTRGHIVICDDARVKVDVQARIIKNLYNNGAAHVVLIGQEKAGFTLGFREYGSSVVQEPAAVGHKLKDYSQYPDSAAQMFFKGTQLGIRQSPTVAYFSSRGPSRGNPRIVKPDILAPGLNILAAATESPDRGPFRFMSGTSMAVPHISGVVALLKGVHPDWSPMAIRSAIMTTADELDNDGKPIMNEKHEPASAFAVGAGHVNPTRAVDPGLVYDLEVRDYAGYVCHHFARARLDDDDDDDYAVQDILQDLNLNCRNVPRLSDVDLNYPSIVVPANKKVRRTLTNVGPAEQYTGRLSMAHGVGVDFSPKSLSFSRPGEKLTFQVSHHGSEVAEGFLIWESNTHTVQSPLVVVRS from the exons ATGATGTACCCCACGACGACCCGCACGCCGGAGTTCCTCGGCCTGAGTAAGGACGCCGGCTTGTGGCCCAAATCTAGCTACGGCAAAGGGATCATCATTGGGGTGATCGACTCCGGCATTGAGTCGCGCCATCCCTCGTTCGACGACGCCGGCatgtcgccgccgcccgccagGTGGAAGGGCACGTGCAAGGGCATGGTCAGGCCC GGCGTCGTCTTCGTGACTTCTGCTGGCAACGACGGCCCCGACTCGTCTACTGTCAACAACGACACGCCGTGGGAGATCACGGTGGGCGCTGGGTCGGTGGACCGGAAGCTCGCCGCCGGCCTTTTGCTGGAGTCAGGCGACCTGGTCGAAGGAGAGGCACTGGTACAGGCGCCCAACTCGACCGCTTACCGACCCCTCCACTACCCCGGCGAGGGGTGCAGGAAGGTGAGCGTTGAGCGCACGAGGGGCCACATCGTGATATGCGATGATGCCAGGGTTAAGGTTGACGTTCAGGCCCGCATCATCAAAAATCTCTACAACAATGGCGCGGCTCATGTCGTGCTGATCGGTCAGGAGAAAGCCGGTTTCACCTTGGGCTTCAGGGAGTACGGTTCCTCCGTCGTGCAGGAGCCCGCCGCCGTCGGCCACAAGCTCAAGGACTACAGCCAGTACCCGGATTCCGCGGCGCAGATGTTCTTCAAGGGCACGCAGCTCGGCATCCGCCAGTCGCCCACGGTCGCCTACTTCTCCAGCCGAGGCCCGAGCCGCGGCAACCCGCGCATCGTGAAGCCCGACATCCTGGCGCCGGGTCTCAACATCCTCGCCGCTGCCACAGAGAGTCCAGACCGGGGGCCTTTCAGATTCATGTCCGGGACGTCGATGGCGGTGCCGCACATCAGCGGCGTGGTCGCCCTTCTCAAGGGCGTGCACCCGGACTGGTCGCCGATGGCCATCAGGTCCGCCATAATGACCACGGCCGATGAGTTGGACAACGACGGCAAGCCGATCATGAACGAGAAGCATGAGCCGGCGAGCGCATTTGCTGTAGGCGCGGGGCACGTCAACCCCACGCGGGCCGTCGACCCGGGGCTAGTCTATGACTTGGAGGTCAGAGACTACGCCGGGTACGTTTGCCATCATTTTGCCAGGGCCAGgctcgacgacgacgacgatgacgactaCGCCGTGCAAGACATCCTCCAGGACCTGAACTTGAATTGCAGGAACGTGCCCCGTCTGTCGGATGTCGACCTCAACTACCCGAGCATCGTGGTGCCGGCGAACAAGAAGGTGCGGCGGACGCTGACGAATGTGGGGCCGGCGGAGCAGTACACGGGCAGGTTGTCCATGGCCCATGGCGTGGGGGTGGATTTCTCGCCCAAGTCGTTGTCCTTCTCGCGGCCCGGGGAGAAGCTCACCTTCCAAGTAAGCCATCATGGGTCCGAGGTCGCAGAAGGATTCTTGATCTGGGAGTCGAATACGCACACGGTCCAAAGCCCACTCGTCGTCGTGCGTTCGTGA
- the LOC125536114 gene encoding uncharacterized protein LOC125536114: MPLLLRRLAGAITGAAPLRRALCTAAPRPPWAMVNSQAALDASGAPSRGARALVDLDTTPCVSRLSVPARLVDPHGDMGPLVGIVRSASRDGLLLLDFVDARPRPRPIWPHELAADRGGVEPDAKLFICNPLSGQLVRLPAPGMDVPKMSTSFGLLTQSQGSHGPPDRYAVAQLSKSSRGGGECRRVVRRFLSETGEWDERPLVGVAEMDTARSMLINHEVLAFGDRLWWVDVAWGACSVDPFSDWPERRFAELPRCSVLPASDSPLLPTLSRYRHMGVSDGKLRYVQVSNRDDRSSVILSFSLDDETYSWALDHSAQITDRRDRCHVQIAAIDPFKANLVYLQHGGTVIAMDLANKKEIWRSSLPQEIFFENLLRGSSLVPCALPTWLATSQIPSSAGTISTSNKADCKKKTLADMLVRVDS, from the exons ATGCCCCTCCTGCTCCGACGCCTCGCCGGCGCCATCACCGGCGCGGCCCCCCTCCGCCGCGCCCTCTGCACGGCGGCCCCGCGCCCTCCCTGGGCCATGGTGAACAGCCAGGCCGCGCTGGACGCGTCAGGGGCGCCGTCGCGGGGCGCGCGCGCGCTCGTCGACCTCGACACCACCCCCTGCGTCTCCCGCCTCTCCGTCCCCGCTCGCCTCGTCGACCCCCACGGCGACATGGGTCCCCTCGTGGGCATCGTCCGCAGCGCCAGCCGCGACGGTCTCCTCCTCCTCGACTTCGTCGAcgcccgcccccgcccccgccccatATGGCCACACGAACTCGCCGCGGACCGCGGCGGCGTGGAACCGGACGCCAAGCTCTTCATCTGCAACCCACTCAGCGGCCAGCTGGTCCGCCTCCCGGCCCCCGGCATGGATGTCCCCAAGATGAGCACCTCCTTCGGCCTGCTCACACAATCCCAAGGCTCCCACGGCCCGCCTGATAGGTACGCCGTCGCTCAGCTCAGCAAAAGCAGTCGCGGGGGAGGGGAGTGCCGCAGGGTCGTGCGCCGGTTTCTGTCCGAGACAGGGGAGTGGGACGAGCGGCCGCTGGTCGGGGTGGCCGAGATGGACACTGCGCGGAGCATGCTGATCAACCATGAGGTGCTGGCGTTCGGCGACCGGCTGTGGTGGGTGGACGTGGCCTGGGGCGCCTGCTCCGTCGACCCCTTCAGCGACTGGCCGGAGCGCCGCTTCGCCGAGCTGCCGCGCTGCAGCGTGCTGCCTGCTTCCGATTCCCCGTTGCTTCCGACGCTGAGCAGGTACCGGCACATGGGGGTCAGCGACGGGAAGCTGCGCTACGTCCAAGTGTCCAACAGAGACGACAGGTCCAGCGTGATCCTTTCCTTCTCGCTGGATGACGAGACCTACAGCTGGGCGCTGGATCATTCAGCTCAAATTACAGATCGGCGCGACCGCTGCCATGTTCAGATTGCTGCCATAGATCCATTCAAAGCCAACCTTGTGTACCTCCAGCATGGTGGCACTGTCATTGCCATGGACCTGGCTAACAAAAAGGAGATCTGGAGGAGTTCCCTTCCacaagaaatcttctttgaaaaTTTGCTCCGCGGTAGTTCTCTTGTTCCGTGCGCGCTCCCAACATGGCTTGCCACAAGCCAGATCCCCTCTTCTGCAG GAACCATTTCAACAAGCAACAAGGCCGATTGCAAAAAGAAGACTTTGGCAGACATGCTGGTTCGCGTAGACAGCTAA